In Lotus japonicus ecotype B-129 chromosome 5, LjGifu_v1.2, one genomic interval encodes:
- the LOC130719567 gene encoding pentatricopeptide repeat-containing protein At5g39710-like, whose amino-acid sequence MTRGFTAAAAAGSLESEPKKVTSGGLLKTTTTVSEMNRKGLDPARESLIHLLCCDQLQNDNAYKVLSEMVNSGFLPSVATYNVLLHAYCRDKRVDEAMGILRGMAVEPNVVSFNTVIDGLCAKRRIKEAEELLQEMNSKGLAPDSVTYNTLITAMSKNTNLVIRAIALYDQMKQQRIPVPWTTYTSLIHLLCTYNVDKAYKVFTEMIASGFEPSLVTYNELIHAYCCRDRVQDAMGIFRGMPDRGLTPDAVICNTLITFFCKYGELEKAFEMRAEMVERGILPNADTYSKLIDCLCPQRRLSEAFDLFREMLGGGLSPREYAYFNLVGAYCLVGEFSKAFHLRDEMIHKGFLPDFVTEFSPSLVTYNALIYGNCLLGRVEEALGILRGMAEMSLSPDDVSYNIVISGFCKLGELGKAFELMVEMDEAGGIRGVDLAVFSSLMKGLSDEVNYNSVINAYCAEGEVSKALILHDEMEHHGSLRASVLYIMLFDGFDKKARTRGAKESLLRMFYDLCTSLPTFTYDTLIENCSNNEFKSVVELAKGFGMRGLKNEAASVLNTVLQWNYKPDGAVYNFLIVEHCRRRNVDKAYNMYMEMVHYGFASHMFSVLALIKALFHVGRHNEVRRVIQNVLRSCNINGFELHKALSETGVIVREDKVKDVLLNVLAEIAMDGLLLNGGKCSYAPANSVAINFK is encoded by the coding sequence ATGACCCGCGGcttcaccgccgccgccgccgccgggAGCTTGGAATCAGAACCGAAGAAGGTGACATCTGGGGGGTTGTTGAAGACAACAACGACTGTGTCGGAGATGAATCGGAAGGGTTTGGACCCTGCTCGTGAGTCTCTGATTCATTTGTTATGCTGCGACCAGTTGCAGAATGATAATGCTTATAAGGTGTTGAGTGAAATGGTTAATAGTGGGTTTTTGCCCTCGGTTGCTACATACAACGTGCTTCTTCATGCATATTGCCGTGATAAGAGGGTTGATGAGGCCATGGGGATTTTGAGGGGCATGGCAGTGGAACCAAATGTGGTTTCTTTCAATACCGTTATTGACGGGCTTTGCGCGAAAAGGAGGATCAAAGAGGCTGAGGAGCTGCTTCAGGAGATGAATTCCAAGGGTTTGGCCCCTGATTCTGTCACTTACAACACCTTGATCACTGCCATGAGTAAAAATACTAACCTTGTCATTCGTGCTATTGCGCTTTACGATCAGATGAAACAACAACGCATCCCTGTTCCCTGGACCACTTACACGTCTCTCATTCATTTGCTCTGCACTTACAATGTAGATAAGGCTTATAAGGTTTTCACTGAAATGATTGCTAGTGGCTTTGAGCCCTCGCTTGTTACATACAACGAGCTTATTCATGCATATTGCTGTAGGGACAGGGTTCAGGATGCTATGGGGATTTTTAGGGGTATGCCTGACAGGGGTTTGACCCCTGATGCTGTTATTTGTAACACtctaattacttttttttgcAAATACGGGGAGCTGGAAAAGGCCTTTGAAATGAGGGCTGAGATGGTTGAGAGGGGCATCTTGCCTAATGCTGACACGTATTCAAAGCTTATAGATTGCCTGTGCCCACAGCGAAGACTGTCAGAAGCTTTTGATCTCTTCCGAGAAATGCTAGGTGGGGGGCTGTCGCCACGTGAATATGCTTATTTTAATTTGGTCGGTGCTTATTGTCTTGTAGGTGAATTCAGTAAGGCTTTTCATTTGCGTGATGAAATGATACACAAGGGGTTTTTGCCTGATTTTGTTACTGAGTTTTCACCATCTCTTGTTACATACAACGCCCTTATTTATGGGAATTGCTTGTTGGGAAGGGTTGAGGAGGCTCTGGGGATTTTGAGGGGCATGGCTGAGATGAGCTTGTCCCCTGATGATGTTAGTTATAACATTGTTATTTCCGGGTTTTGCAAACTCGGGGAGTTGGGGAAGGCGTTTGAATTGATGGTGGAGATGGATGAAGCAGGGGGTATAAGGGGGGTGGATCTAGCCGTGTTTTCATCACTTATGAAAGGCCTGTCGGATGAGGTTAATTATAATAGTGTGATAAATGCTTATTGTGCTGAAGGTGAAGTGTCTAAGGCTCTAATATTGCATGATGAAATGGAACACCATGGTTCTTTGCGAGCTTCTGTTCTCTATATTATGCTTTTTGATGGATTTGATAAGAAAGCTAGGACAAGGGGAGCTAAGGAGTCCCTTCTGAGGATGTTTTATGATTTGTGTACGAGTCTGCCAACTTTCACATATGATACTCTGATAGAGAACTGCAGTAATAATGAATTTAAGAGTGTGGTAGAGCTTGCCAAAGGTTTCGGGATGAGGGGTTTAAAGAATGAAGCTGCCAGTGTTTTGAACACAGTGCTTCAATGGAATTATAAGCCAGATGGAgcagtttataattttttaattgttgAACATTGTAGGCGTCGTAATGTTGATAAGGCGTATAATATGTACATGGAGATGGTACATTATGGTTTTGCTTCTCATATGTTCTCTGTACTTGCTCTTATTAAAGCCCTATTTCATGTTGGAAGGCACAATGAGGTAAGGAGGGTCATTCAAAATGTATTGAGGAGTTGTAATATCAATGGTTTTGAGCTACATAAAGCACTTAGTGAAACTGGTGTCATCGTCAGGGAAGATAAAGTGAAAGATGTTCTTTTGAATGTGCTAGCTGAAATAGCGATGGATGGCCTGCTACTTAATGGTGGAAAGTGCTCATATGCTCCAGCAAACTCTGTTGCCATAAACTTTAAGTAG
- the LOC130720444 gene encoding histone deacetylase HDT2-like, with protein sequence MVLNRSSHMSHGTQESCSNPHSSELPFQGENLVRLISECDEQQQDVSCGDDALQEQVPVQQEQVPVRQGEKGSVDEEEGSDDDSDEGSDDDSDEGSGEDSDEGSGDEEEESGDDEDIGDEQPLCDTIPILINGMEDRAEQNYPSRPKPEKTDQKISNGSSWVG encoded by the exons ATGGTGTTAAACCGCAGCAGCCACATGTCTCATGGAACGCAGGAGTCTTGTTCCAACCCTCATTCTTCTGAACTACCATTTCAG GGGGAAAATCTAGTTAGATTGATTAGTGAATGTGATGAGCAGCAGCAAGATGTGTCTTGTGGGGATGACGCACTGCAAGAGCAAGTGCCTGTTCAGCAAGAGCAAGTGCCTGTTCGGCAAGGGGAAAAAGGTTCTGTTGATGAAGAGGAAGGGTCTGATGATGATTCAGATGAAGGGTCTGATGATGATTCAGATGAAGGTTCTGGTGAAGATTCAGATGAAGGgtctggtgatgaagaagaagagtctggtgatgatgaagatattGGTGATGAGCAGCCACTTTGCGATACAATTCCAATTCTAATCAATGGTATGGAGGATAGGGCTGAGCAGAATTATCCATCCCGACCCAAACCCGAAAAAACCGACCAAAAAATAAGTAATGGGTCGAGTTGGGTCGGATAG